In Altererythrobacter rubellus, the following are encoded in one genomic region:
- a CDS encoding pyrroline-5-carboxylate reductase family protein codes for MKILIYGYGKMAGAMVDGWLRAGVSASNIIAYNPRHKASAEGVTLTTRQPDGDFDAVVLGFKPHMLVDIAPKMQSIAGPNTLVLSILAGVTLAQLDAAFPDAKANVRFMPNLAVAIGKSPNVLAAHDLSRSDREAVTELACKLGTAEWLADENLFDLATALAGSGPGFVYRFIDALAEAASELGLPADMAGRLATAMVDGAGSLAADSEFTTDELADRVASPGGMTREGLNVLDESKALKSLLLRTLKATADRGTELSKMAGKQP; via the coding sequence ATGAAAATTCTGATCTACGGATATGGCAAGATGGCCGGCGCTATGGTCGATGGCTGGTTGCGAGCGGGTGTGTCTGCAAGCAACATCATTGCATATAATCCTCGCCATAAGGCAAGCGCGGAGGGGGTGACATTGACCACCCGGCAACCTGACGGCGATTTCGATGCCGTGGTGCTCGGTTTCAAGCCGCATATGCTGGTCGATATCGCGCCGAAAATGCAGTCAATTGCTGGTCCGAACACGCTGGTTCTATCGATCCTGGCGGGTGTCACACTGGCGCAACTTGATGCAGCGTTTCCCGATGCGAAAGCGAATGTGCGTTTCATGCCCAACCTTGCGGTAGCGATCGGCAAGTCGCCCAATGTTCTGGCCGCGCACGACCTCTCGCGCTCGGATAGGGAGGCGGTGACGGAACTGGCATGCAAGCTAGGCACAGCCGAATGGCTTGCGGATGAGAATCTGTTCGATCTTGCTACCGCGCTGGCTGGTTCGGGGCCTGGTTTCGTCTATCGCTTTATCGATGCGCTGGCAGAGGCAGCGAGCGAATTGGGCCTGCCGGCCGATATGGCAGGCCGGCTTGCGACAGCGATGGTCGACGGGGCAGGTTCTTTGGCAGCCGATTCAGAGTTCACAACAGATGAACTGGCAGACCGGGTTGCCAGCCCGGGCGGCATGACGCGCGAGGGTCTGAATGTGCTTGATGAAAGCAAAGCTCTGAAATCGCTTCTTTTACGCACTCTGAAAGCCACGGCGGATCGCGGGACTGAACTGTCAAAAATGGCCGGAAAACAGCCTTAA
- the ftsZ gene encoding cell division protein FtsZ, whose translation MSINIGPASSDELRPRITVVGIGGAGGNAIANMIESEIEGVDFICANTDAQALSMSKADGKIQLGPEITGGLGAGARPEVGKAAAEETVKEIEDALEGVNMVFIAAGMGGGTGTGAAPVIAEAARRKGVLTVGVVTKPFLFEGTRRMRAAEAGIDELQKHVDTLIVIPNQNLFLIAKAETTFKEAFQLADEVLQQGVRSITDLMVMPGLINLDFADVRSVMSEMGKAMMGTGEAEGESRALEAAERAIANPLLDGVSMQGAKGVIISIIGGEDMKLLEVDEAANHIRELVDEDANIIWGSAFNPDLDGKIRVSVVATGIDQSAISATTQSTPISLSASRPPKRPVIALSEEEPETVEEPIIDEPLELAMEAEPESELYGAAEEVEEAAPVVEPFDLTGMQVGDDMGESEEDDDVDDIVDPLAGMRNEDNDPYADDVADELAEEAPFDLTSEVSPEPSEGGEAAPASREGFGGDTSEAVSSGASGSSGSSGGRGAAPAAASAGGSTLFERMANLSRGASDSDSDEDGDEGGSSLSIPRFLGRQNNQ comes from the coding sequence ATGAGTATCAATATCGGACCAGCTTCTAGCGACGAGCTTCGTCCCCGCATCACTGTTGTCGGAATTGGCGGGGCGGGCGGAAACGCTATCGCCAACATGATCGAGTCCGAAATCGAAGGCGTCGATTTCATCTGTGCCAACACTGACGCGCAAGCGCTTTCGATGTCGAAGGCTGACGGCAAGATCCAGCTTGGACCAGAGATCACAGGTGGTCTGGGCGCGGGCGCTCGACCCGAAGTCGGCAAGGCTGCGGCGGAAGAAACGGTCAAGGAAATCGAAGACGCGCTGGAAGGCGTGAACATGGTTTTCATCGCTGCCGGCATGGGTGGCGGTACGGGTACTGGCGCAGCACCGGTCATCGCGGAAGCCGCACGGCGCAAGGGTGTGCTGACGGTTGGAGTTGTGACCAAGCCATTCTTGTTCGAAGGTACGCGGCGGATGCGCGCGGCCGAGGCTGGCATTGATGAGCTGCAAAAGCACGTCGATACGCTGATCGTGATTCCAAACCAGAACCTGTTCCTGATCGCCAAGGCAGAGACAACTTTCAAGGAAGCGTTCCAGCTGGCGGATGAAGTGCTGCAACAAGGCGTGCGTTCGATCACTGATTTGATGGTGATGCCGGGCCTCATCAATCTGGACTTTGCCGACGTTCGCTCTGTGATGAGCGAGATGGGCAAGGCGATGATGGGTACAGGCGAAGCCGAGGGCGAGAGCCGTGCGCTCGAAGCCGCAGAACGCGCGATTGCAAATCCGCTGCTCGACGGGGTCAGCATGCAAGGCGCCAAGGGCGTGATCATCTCGATCATTGGCGGCGAAGATATGAAGCTGCTCGAAGTAGATGAAGCAGCCAACCATATCCGTGAACTGGTTGACGAAGATGCAAACATCATTTGGGGCTCTGCGTTCAATCCAGACCTTGATGGAAAGATTCGCGTATCCGTTGTCGCGACCGGTATCGATCAGAGCGCTATTTCAGCAACCACCCAGAGCACTCCGATTAGCTTGAGCGCATCGCGCCCACCCAAGCGCCCGGTAATCGCGCTGTCGGAAGAAGAGCCGGAAACCGTTGAAGAGCCGATCATCGATGAGCCATTGGAGCTCGCGATGGAGGCTGAGCCTGAGTCCGAGCTATACGGAGCGGCTGAAGAAGTCGAGGAAGCGGCGCCTGTGGTGGAGCCGTTTGACCTTACCGGTATGCAAGTCGGTGATGATATGGGTGAAAGCGAAGAGGATGATGATGTTGACGACATCGTCGATCCGCTTGCGGGCATGCGTAATGAGGACAACGATCCTTATGCCGATGATGTGGCTGACGAGCTGGCCGAAGAAGCTCCGTTCGATTTGACGTCTGAAGTCTCGCCAGAGCCGAGCGAAGGCGGTGAAGCTGCGCCTGCCTCGCGCGAGGGATTCGGTGGAGACACGTCCGAAGCTGTCTCCTCCGGCGCAAGCGGTAGTAGTGGCAGTTCCGGCGGCAGAGGCGCTGCACCAGCTGCTGCATCCGCAGGCGGAAGCACGCTGTTTGAGCGGATGGCAAATCTGTCACGCGGCGCCAGCGATTCTGACAGCGACGAGGATGGCGACGAGGGCGGCTCTTCGCTCAGCATCCCGCGTTTCCTTGGCCGTCAGAACAACCAGTAA
- a CDS encoding YbjN domain-containing protein: MRAREVEYGTGEDAAPVEMLAALFDARGWACEITSQNEIAGEVQGSWAKYQIKAIWRSEDNVLQLLCLPDIRVSEDKNRAAYELLAMVNEQVWLGHFDVWSNGNVLLYRHGALLGDDGLLSIQQAQALIETAIDECDRFYPAFQFVFWGDKSPRQALESAMVDAVGEA; the protein is encoded by the coding sequence ATGAGAGCCCGCGAAGTCGAATATGGCACCGGTGAGGATGCTGCCCCGGTAGAAATGCTGGCGGCATTGTTCGATGCGCGCGGCTGGGCATGCGAGATCACCAGTCAAAACGAGATCGCTGGCGAAGTGCAAGGAAGCTGGGCGAAGTACCAGATCAAGGCGATCTGGCGCAGCGAAGACAATGTGCTGCAATTGCTTTGCCTGCCTGACATTCGCGTGTCTGAGGACAAGAACCGCGCGGCCTATGAACTGCTCGCCATGGTCAATGAGCAGGTCTGGCTGGGACATTTCGATGTCTGGTCCAACGGCAATGTCCTGCTCTACCGGCATGGCGCATTGCTTGGTGACGATGGGTTGCTCAGTATCCAGCAGGCGCAAGCCCTGATCGAAACGGCGATTGACGAATGTGATCGCTTCTATCCTGCCTTCCAGTTTGTGTTTTGGGGCGACAAGAGCCCGCGCCAAGCATTGGAGAGCGCGATGGTCGACGCGGTCGGCGAGGCTTGA
- the murB gene encoding UDP-N-acetylmuramate dehydrogenase, with the protein MMADTLPKVRGNLTPNAPLAKLVWFKTGGNADWLFEPADIDDLRDFLSALDRAMPVMALGLGSNMIVRDGGVEGVVVRLGKAFSGVKVLDDDQLECGGGASGILVSSTARDAGIAGLEFLRGIPGTVGGFVRMNGGAYGREVADILIDCEVMFPCGKLSRVPVEELAYSYRHSELASGSIVVSARFQGTPGDPAAIGAEMERIAKAREESQPLRTKTGGSTFKNPDGHKAWELVDAAGCRGLTMGGAQVSEKHTNFLINTGDATSGDIEALGEEVRRRVRENSGFELQWEIQRVGRP; encoded by the coding sequence ATGATGGCCGACACACTTCCAAAAGTGCGCGGCAATCTCACTCCGAATGCGCCGCTGGCAAAACTTGTTTGGTTCAAGACCGGAGGCAATGCGGACTGGCTGTTCGAGCCCGCCGATATTGACGACTTGCGAGACTTTCTCAGCGCGTTGGATCGCGCGATGCCGGTTATGGCTCTTGGGCTAGGGTCCAACATGATTGTACGCGATGGCGGCGTCGAAGGTGTGGTTGTTCGTTTGGGCAAGGCATTTTCGGGCGTCAAGGTACTTGACGATGATCAGCTTGAATGCGGCGGCGGCGCCAGCGGTATCCTTGTATCTTCCACTGCGCGTGATGCCGGGATAGCCGGGCTCGAATTCCTGCGCGGCATACCCGGTACAGTAGGCGGGTTCGTACGCATGAATGGCGGCGCTTACGGGCGTGAGGTCGCGGACATATTGATTGATTGCGAGGTGATGTTCCCATGCGGAAAACTGTCTCGTGTGCCGGTTGAAGAACTGGCCTATTCCTATCGTCATTCGGAACTGGCCTCGGGTTCGATCGTCGTTTCGGCACGTTTTCAAGGCACGCCGGGTGATCCAGCGGCGATTGGCGCAGAGATGGAGCGCATCGCGAAAGCGCGCGAAGAATCGCAACCACTGCGCACTAAGACCGGCGGATCGACTTTCAAGAATCCGGATGGTCACAAGGCCTGGGAGCTGGTCGATGCGGCGGGTTGTCGCGGACTGACAATGGGCGGTGCTCAGGTGAGCGAGAAACACACCAATTTCCTGATCAACACCGGCGATGCGACCAGCGGCGATATCGAGGCGCTAGGCGAAGAGGTGCGCCGCCGCGTGCGTGAAAACTCCGGCTTCGAACTGCAATGGGAAATCCAGCGGGTGGGGCGGCCATGA
- a CDS encoding D-alanine--D-alanine ligase, translated as MSLLPKLHVAVLMGGWANEREVSVMSGNGVADALESMGHRVTRIDMDRQVAARIADAAPDVVFNALHGVPGEDGSVQGMLDLMGVPYTHSGLATSVIAIDKQLTKMVLGPHGVPFPGGRIVSREEIFERDPLPRPYVLKPVNEGSSVGVAIVTDESDYGNPIAPDSAGPWQDFKELLAEPFIRGRELTTAVIDTPEGPRALGVTELVIDAGFYDYEHKYTDGKTVHVCPAQIPPEIAALCEQYARTAHLRLGCSGVSRTDFRWDDEQGEDGLFVLETNTQPGMTPLSLVPEQGKYAGMEYADLVEAVIAAALRKHAPDKLTGGTFGDD; from the coding sequence ATGAGCTTGCTGCCCAAACTTCACGTTGCAGTCCTGATGGGCGGCTGGGCCAATGAACGCGAAGTCTCGGTGATGAGCGGCAATGGCGTTGCTGACGCGCTCGAAAGCATGGGGCATCGTGTCACGCGGATCGATATGGACCGGCAGGTTGCAGCCCGCATTGCAGACGCTGCGCCCGATGTCGTGTTCAATGCGCTGCATGGCGTTCCTGGCGAGGATGGCAGTGTGCAGGGCATGCTTGATCTGATGGGTGTTCCTTACACACATTCAGGCCTTGCAACCTCGGTCATCGCGATTGACAAGCAGCTGACCAAAATGGTGCTTGGACCACACGGCGTGCCTTTTCCAGGTGGACGGATCGTAAGCCGTGAAGAGATATTCGAGCGTGATCCGCTGCCGCGCCCCTATGTGCTGAAGCCGGTCAATGAAGGGTCATCGGTTGGCGTTGCAATCGTTACGGATGAGAGCGATTACGGCAATCCGATCGCGCCTGATTCGGCCGGACCATGGCAGGATTTTAAAGAACTCCTCGCAGAGCCATTTATCCGCGGGCGCGAGCTGACAACAGCTGTGATCGACACGCCTGAGGGCCCGCGCGCACTGGGCGTCACCGAGCTGGTGATCGACGCCGGTTTTTACGACTACGAGCACAAATACACAGACGGCAAGACAGTCCATGTCTGCCCTGCGCAAATTCCGCCGGAGATCGCGGCGCTGTGCGAACAATATGCTCGAACCGCGCATTTGAGGCTGGGATGTAGCGGAGTTAGTCGCACCGATTTCCGCTGGGATGATGAGCAGGGCGAGGATGGCCTGTTTGTGCTCGAAACCAATACCCAACCCGGAATGACACCGCTTAGTCTGGTCCCTGAGCAAGGCAAGTACGCCGGGATGGAATATGCCGATCTGGTGGAAGCGGTGATCGCCGCGGCTTTACGCAAGCACGCACCGGACAAGCTGACGGGAGGCACCTTTGGCGACGATTAG
- a CDS encoding SPOR domain-containing protein has translation MATPAFLLVLAMAAVPALAVPTNAQQTASREVSQALPSAEVEELRNALQRLARQPQSAQALVDAGDASLALDDYSAAEGFYARALQISPNSAAAKLGLASVFLKTRQPVEALQMFAEAERAGASVDVILGDWGLAQDLVGNNELAQQSYRAFLAKEQDDEVTRRLAISQAIAGQRDAFEATLRPLLTRQDLAAFRARAFGLAILGDTDQAARLANQLLPPDLSSRMTPYFEFMPRLTKSQQAAAANLGIFPRAAEIGRDDPQMASLGRGEDPRIARVDQRLTPRGTPLGTRVDTSPPEPSGESRLARIAREQASVADAFSGFIAPEELPAAASDGAVDISTIEIPREQSKPEPPQHPSRHWVQMATGRDIGALRFDWRRMIRRAPELLDGREAYSTPWGQANRLLTGPFATRDEARQLVRELRQQGFDSFSYTSAEGEKIDIIQ, from the coding sequence ATGGCCACCCCCGCCTTCCTCCTTGTGCTTGCTATGGCCGCTGTTCCGGCACTGGCCGTGCCAACCAATGCTCAGCAAACCGCATCGCGTGAGGTATCGCAGGCTTTGCCTTCGGCGGAAGTGGAGGAATTGCGTAACGCGTTGCAGCGACTGGCGCGGCAACCTCAAAGCGCTCAGGCCCTGGTGGATGCTGGTGATGCATCGCTCGCACTCGATGATTACAGCGCTGCGGAAGGTTTCTACGCGCGCGCACTTCAGATATCGCCCAATTCTGCTGCAGCCAAGCTCGGGCTCGCGTCTGTCTTTCTGAAGACGCGACAACCGGTAGAGGCGTTGCAGATGTTTGCCGAAGCAGAACGTGCGGGTGCGTCTGTCGATGTGATCCTGGGTGATTGGGGGCTGGCGCAGGATCTGGTTGGCAACAACGAACTTGCGCAACAAAGCTACCGGGCATTTCTGGCGAAGGAACAGGATGATGAGGTGACGCGTCGTTTGGCAATAAGCCAGGCGATTGCGGGTCAGCGCGATGCCTTCGAAGCCACCCTGCGCCCGCTTCTGACGAGGCAAGATCTCGCCGCGTTCAGGGCGCGCGCATTTGGTCTCGCCATACTGGGTGACACCGATCAAGCAGCGAGGCTGGCAAATCAACTGCTGCCGCCCGATCTGTCCAGTCGCATGACCCCCTATTTTGAGTTCATGCCGCGCCTGACCAAATCGCAACAAGCGGCTGCTGCAAATCTGGGAATTTTCCCGCGTGCGGCCGAGATTGGCCGCGATGATCCGCAAATGGCGAGTTTGGGCCGCGGTGAAGATCCGCGGATCGCCCGCGTCGATCAACGGCTTACCCCGCGCGGAACACCGCTGGGAACACGCGTCGATACATCTCCACCTGAGCCGAGCGGCGAAAGCAGGCTTGCGCGCATAGCACGTGAGCAGGCTTCTGTAGCAGATGCGTTTTCAGGCTTTATCGCGCCGGAGGAACTTCCCGCCGCGGCATCTGATGGGGCTGTTGACATTTCGACAATCGAGATACCGCGCGAACAATCGAAACCCGAACCGCCGCAGCATCCCAGCCGTCACTGGGTGCAGATGGCCACCGGGCGCGATATTGGCGCATTGCGATTCGACTGGCGCCGGATGATCCGGCGCGCACCTGAGTTGCTGGACGGGCGCGAGGCCTATTCCACCCCGTGGGGGCAGGCGAACCGGCTTCTGACCGGGCCCTTTGCTACGCGCGACGAAGCCAGGCAATTGGTGCGCGAATTGCGGCAACAAGGTTTTGACAGCTTCAGCTACACTAGCGCTGAAGGCGAAAAGATTGATATTATTCAATAG
- a CDS encoding cell division protein FtsQ/DivIB — translation MATIRRSARGARSAAKANARANTARKAKKTTGGFIDWLMGLLPFTEEQLQRIFLWLIIAAALVAAWFIASISGATALVQAQISQSAANAGFEVRHVRVSGVERMNEDRVYERVVSQRNEPMPDVDVITIREELLELPWVKDARVSRQLPGTLAIDIVERVPHAVLQRPDHLVLVDVEGNELEPINRTDIGDRLVISGPGAVRQVKQLDNLLEAAPAISPQVRAAEWVGNRRWNLTFKSNQVLALPQGEDEAATALVSFARLDGQNRLIGGEVTTFDMRAPPRIYMRIPGRADRVLGGNDDGETTPDG, via the coding sequence TTGGCGACGATTAGGCGCTCTGCTAGAGGTGCACGCAGTGCCGCGAAAGCCAATGCGCGGGCAAACACCGCACGCAAGGCGAAGAAGACAACCGGCGGTTTTATCGACTGGCTGATGGGCTTGCTGCCTTTCACCGAAGAACAGCTTCAGCGCATCTTTTTGTGGTTGATCATTGCAGCAGCACTTGTTGCGGCATGGTTTATTGCAAGCATCTCTGGGGCCACTGCTCTGGTTCAGGCGCAGATTTCGCAGTCCGCAGCCAATGCCGGCTTTGAAGTGCGCCATGTTCGGGTTTCGGGCGTCGAGCGAATGAATGAGGATCGCGTCTACGAACGTGTGGTTAGCCAACGCAACGAACCTATGCCTGACGTTGATGTCATCACAATTCGTGAAGAGCTGCTCGAACTGCCTTGGGTGAAGGACGCTCGCGTTTCCCGTCAACTTCCCGGAACGCTGGCGATCGATATTGTCGAACGAGTGCCGCATGCGGTGCTGCAAAGACCCGACCACCTCGTGCTGGTCGACGTTGAAGGCAATGAACTTGAACCGATCAACCGCACCGATATCGGAGATCGGCTGGTGATTTCCGGCCCGGGTGCCGTGCGCCAGGTCAAGCAACTCGACAACCTGCTCGAAGCCGCGCCGGCGATAAGCCCGCAAGTGCGCGCTGCGGAATGGGTCGGCAACCGCCGCTGGAACTTGACCTTCAAGAGTAATCAAGTGCTTGCGTTGCCACAAGGCGAGGATGAAGCCGCGACAGCGCTGGTGTCCTTTGCGCGGCTCGACGGACAGAATCGTTTGATCGGCGGCGAAGTCACGACATTCGATATGCGGGCACCACCGCGCATCTACATGCGAATTCCTGGCCGGGCAGACCGCGTTCTGGGCGGCAATGATGATGGAGAAACCACCCCTGATGGCTAG
- the murC gene encoding UDP-N-acetylmuramate--L-alanine ligase, translated as MKGVGTEIGVIHFVGIGGIGMSGIAEVMHNLGYKVQGSDLNEGPSVERLRAQGISVHIGHEKENVEGAAVVVTSTAVRRTNPEVAHALENRIPVVRRAEMLAELMRLKSTVAVAGTHGKTTTTSMIAALLDRGNIDPTVINGGIIEQYGSNARMGDSDWMVVEADESDGSFLRLDGTIAVVTNIDPEHLDHYGDFDGVKRAFVEFIHNVPFYGAAILCIDHPEVQAVIGQVRDRKVVTYGFSLQADICGVNIRSEAGGNVFDVIVRQRGEEDRRIEGVRLPMPGRHNVQNALAAIAVAIEMGCPDEVIREGFGQFGGVRRRFTKVGEVACNGGTATIIDDYAHHPVEITAVLNAAREAVGGDNGGRVFAVAQPHRYTRLRDLMGEFQACFNEADHVYVTPVYTAGEDPIDGVNAATLVAGLKSRGHRSAVAVADQTELAGALARELNAGDIVVCLGAGDITKWAAGLAPAIESARGGKP; from the coding sequence GTGAAGGGTGTCGGAACCGAGATTGGCGTGATCCACTTTGTCGGAATCGGCGGGATCGGCATGTCCGGCATAGCCGAGGTGATGCACAATCTGGGATACAAGGTTCAGGGGTCTGACCTGAACGAAGGACCCAGTGTTGAACGGCTGCGTGCACAAGGCATTTCGGTGCACATCGGGCATGAGAAGGAAAATGTCGAAGGGGCCGCTGTGGTGGTCACTTCAACCGCAGTGCGGCGAACAAATCCCGAAGTCGCACATGCGCTCGAGAACCGCATTCCGGTGGTGCGCCGCGCGGAAATGCTCGCGGAATTGATGCGGTTGAAATCGACCGTTGCGGTCGCGGGTACCCACGGGAAAACCACCACAACCAGTATGATCGCGGCCTTGCTCGATCGCGGGAACATTGATCCCACAGTGATCAATGGGGGGATTATCGAGCAATATGGCTCGAATGCGCGCATGGGCGACAGCGACTGGATGGTGGTCGAAGCCGATGAAAGCGATGGCAGCTTCCTGCGGCTCGATGGCACGATTGCGGTTGTTACGAATATCGATCCCGAGCATCTGGACCATTACGGTGATTTCGACGGCGTGAAGCGCGCATTCGTCGAGTTCATTCACAATGTACCATTCTATGGCGCAGCCATTCTGTGCATTGATCACCCCGAGGTGCAGGCCGTGATCGGGCAGGTGCGCGATCGCAAGGTTGTGACCTATGGCTTTTCGCTTCAGGCGGACATCTGTGGCGTGAACATCCGTTCCGAAGCGGGCGGCAATGTATTTGACGTTATCGTGCGTCAGCGCGGTGAAGAGGATCGCCGGATCGAAGGTGTGCGCCTGCCAATGCCGGGCCGGCATAATGTGCAGAATGCGCTCGCGGCGATTGCAGTCGCAATCGAGATGGGCTGCCCGGACGAGGTAATCCGCGAAGGCTTTGGTCAATTCGGCGGCGTTCGGCGGCGCTTCACAAAGGTAGGCGAAGTGGCCTGCAACGGCGGTACTGCGACGATCATTGATGACTATGCGCATCACCCGGTTGAAATCACAGCCGTGCTCAATGCAGCACGCGAAGCGGTCGGCGGCGATAATGGTGGCCGTGTGTTCGCCGTTGCGCAGCCGCATCGCTATACTCGCCTTCGGGATCTGATGGGCGAGTTTCAGGCATGTTTCAACGAAGCTGACCATGTCTATGTCACGCCGGTCTACACGGCGGGCGAAGACCCCATCGATGGCGTGAACGCCGCTACGCTGGTGGCTGGACTGAAATCACGCGGGCACCGTTCTGCTGTGGCGGTAGCTGACCAGACCGAGCTTGCGGGAGCTCTCGCCAGAGAGCTGAACGCTGGAGACATTGTTGTTTGCCTGGGTGCCGGCGATATCACCAAATGGGCCGCGGGCCTTGCACCGGCGATCGAGAGTGCGCGCGGGGGCAAGCCATGA
- a CDS encoding Bax inhibitor-1/YccA family protein has product MADWNEPRSMEQQEAAFTGASVPRSGTVFDAGLRKHMLSIYNYMTSGILLTGVVALLTANTGLIYSFVGSPLMWLIMLSPLAIVFAMSFGANRFSKGTLQIMFWAFATLMGLSMSTIFLVYTQGSIATTFFATAAAFAGLSLFGYTTKKDLTGMGSFLIMGVVGLIVAMLLNLWLQSPALMWAVSFIGVLIFAGLTAYDTQRLKNQYAQLRGTDFAGKAVILGALSLYLDFINMFQFLLSFMGSRE; this is encoded by the coding sequence ATGGCTGATTGGAACGAACCCCGGAGCATGGAGCAGCAGGAGGCGGCTTTCACTGGCGCGTCCGTACCGCGCTCAGGGACTGTGTTTGACGCAGGGCTGCGCAAGCACATGCTCTCGATCTATAACTATATGACCTCTGGTATTTTGCTGACTGGCGTTGTCGCGCTGCTGACGGCGAACACCGGTTTGATCTACAGCTTTGTGGGCTCGCCGCTGATGTGGCTCATTATGCTTTCGCCACTCGCGATTGTTTTCGCGATGAGTTTTGGCGCGAACCGCTTTAGCAAAGGAACGCTCCAGATCATGTTCTGGGCCTTTGCGACGCTGATGGGTCTTTCCATGTCGACGATTTTCCTCGTCTATACGCAGGGCTCGATCGCGACGACATTCTTTGCAACCGCTGCGGCGTTCGCAGGGCTTAGCCTTTTCGGCTATACCACCAAGAAGGATCTGACCGGCATGGGCAGCTTCCTGATTATGGGTGTGGTTGGCCTGATTGTGGCGATGCTGCTTAACCTTTGGCTGCAATCACCCGCATTGATGTGGGCGGTAAGCTTCATCGGCGTGCTGATCTTTGCTGGTCTGACAGCGTATGACACGCAGCGTTTGAAGAACCAGTATGCGCAGCTGCGCGGAACCGACTTTGCCGGCAAGGCTGTGATCCTCGGGGCGCTGAGCCTCTATCTGGACTTCATCAACATGTTCCAGTTCCTGCTCTCCTTCATGGGATCGCGCGAGTAG
- the ftsA gene encoding cell division protein FtsA, protein MASKRFTRYFGAVNTGSFRISAMIMGLTEDGELQVLGSGHRASNGIKRGYVTDMAAATYAIRDAVERAEKNAGTSVQSVWVGCAGAGLASQVSKVEIDINGRRIEEEDIEHLLISARETIQPHGRMVLHAQPAHYTLDGAHGVANPKGLHAERLGVDVHVMLADGAPVRNLTEAVQNAHLDVEAVVAAPLAAGYACLSEEERELGVAMVEIGGEVTNVAVYAGGMLLGLKALPYGSGDITDAIASAFGIRRFQAERLKCVSGSAIASPTDHREMIPVNGPGDDQAGPVARGADDKNRIARAELVSIVTQNLSRLTDEIGKALKSMRFTGANGGQVVMTGGGAELAGLAEFAQSALGMPVRIGKPPSLTGLPEAHSTPGFATLAGLCLYAADDPIDIRSVGESRAPISRFGLGLGVGRLMRALKENF, encoded by the coding sequence ATGGCTAGTAAGCGCTTCACCCGCTATTTTGGCGCGGTCAATACGGGTTCATTCCGTATTTCAGCGATGATCATGGGGCTTACCGAGGACGGTGAATTACAGGTGCTGGGGTCGGGCCACCGCGCATCGAACGGTATCAAACGCGGCTATGTGACTGACATGGCGGCCGCCACCTACGCCATTCGTGACGCTGTTGAGCGCGCAGAGAAGAATGCTGGCACCAGCGTGCAAAGCGTTTGGGTCGGTTGCGCTGGAGCCGGACTCGCAAGCCAGGTTTCGAAGGTCGAGATCGACATCAATGGTCGGCGCATCGAAGAAGAAGACATCGAACACCTGCTGATATCCGCACGAGAAACCATTCAGCCGCACGGGCGGATGGTGTTGCATGCGCAGCCTGCGCATTACACGCTTGATGGCGCACATGGTGTAGCGAACCCCAAAGGTCTTCATGCAGAGCGGCTGGGCGTCGATGTGCATGTCATGCTGGCGGACGGCGCGCCGGTGCGAAACCTCACCGAAGCGGTGCAGAACGCGCATCTGGACGTAGAGGCCGTTGTCGCTGCTCCACTGGCTGCAGGCTATGCCTGCCTGAGCGAGGAAGAGCGCGAACTTGGCGTAGCGATGGTGGAAATTGGCGGAGAGGTGACCAATGTCGCGGTTTATGCTGGCGGTATGCTGCTCGGCCTGAAGGCGCTGCCTTACGGTTCAGGCGATATCACCGATGCGATCGCATCTGCCTTTGGCATTCGCCGCTTCCAGGCGGAGCGTCTTAAATGCGTTTCCGGATCAGCAATTGCCAGCCCGACGGATCATCGCGAGATGATCCCGGTCAACGGGCCGGGTGATGATCAAGCAGGGCCGGTTGCGCGCGGTGCCGATGACAAGAACCGTATCGCTCGTGCCGAGCTTGTCTCCATAGTCACGCAGAACCTGTCTCGCCTGACCGATGAGATTGGCAAGGCATTGAAATCAATGAGGTTTACCGGCGCAAACGGTGGGCAGGTGGTTATGACCGGCGGCGGTGCTGAGCTTGCCGGGCTCGCGGAATTTGCGCAAAGCGCGCTGGGGATGCCGGTTAGGATTGGCAAGCCGCCTTCGCTTACGGGATTGCCCGAAGCGCATTCGACTCCCGGATTTGCTACGTTGGCTGGCTTGTGTCTCTATGCGGCCGATGATCCGATTGACATCCGGAGCGTAGGCGAGAGCCGCGCGCCGATTTCGCGGTTCGGATTGGGGTTGGGTGTGGGCCGTTTGATGCGAGCATTGAAAGAGAATTTCTAG